The bacterium genome includes a window with the following:
- a CDS encoding ATP-binding protein, with product RYIRETLEMTKPASPKYVFARLKEKVENTLQMMAGELDPQRFYVQMHFDADADFVKMDPDQIRQVLYNLLKNSIYEMPDGGIVTISGRRHEEEIHLDVRDYGRGVPPDVVDQIFEPFFTTKATGSGIGLSLSSQIMKNHGGRLDYVHHDGPGATFRLVFPIPNLGGEL from the coding sequence AGCGGTATATCCGCGAAACCCTTGAGATGACAAAGCCGGCATCACCGAAGTATGTTTTCGCCAGATTGAAGGAAAAAGTTGAGAATACCCTGCAAATGATGGCGGGGGAGCTCGATCCACAGCGATTTTATGTACAGATGCATTTCGATGCCGATGCCGATTTCGTAAAAATGGACCCCGATCAAATCAGACAAGTCTTATATAATTTATTAAAAAATTCGATTTACGAAATGCCGGATGGTGGAATAGTTACGATTTCCGGTCGGCGTCACGAAGAAGAGATTCATCTCGATGTCCGCGATTACGGTCGTGGCGTTCCACCGGATGTCGTTGATCAAATCTTCGAGCCGTTCTTTACAACAAAAGCGACCGGATCCGGCATCGGATTGTCGCTCAGTTCCCAAATCATGAAGAATCACGGGGGACGATTGGATTATGTACACCATGATGGTCCAGGTGCAACATTCCGATTGGTGTTCCCGATTCCCAATCTTGGAGGTGAATTATGA